In Gracilimonas sp., a single window of DNA contains:
- a CDS encoding ABC transporter ATP-binding protein gives MSNILEVKQLYREFKSGSKILTVVDDINFSIQEGISCAIVGPSGSGKTTLLGLCAGLDRPTSGTVSLNGIPLNPLNEDERAHVRNKHVGFVFQTFQLVPTLTALENVMVPLELRGDATKEVRLRAEELLESVGLGDRTHHYPTQLSGGEQQRVAVARAFINQPKILFADEPTGNLDTETGEHIEDLIFDLNEKQGTTLVLVTHDLELAKKCDRIIKLKNGRVFEDSFTESEPKKAVEQ, from the coding sequence GTGTCAAATATACTCGAAGTAAAACAGTTATATCGCGAATTTAAAAGCGGCTCAAAAATTTTAACCGTCGTTGACGACATTAACTTTTCCATTCAAGAAGGTATCTCCTGTGCCATTGTTGGTCCATCAGGCAGTGGCAAAACCACCTTACTTGGCTTATGCGCCGGCCTGGATCGTCCGACTTCAGGTACCGTTTCCCTCAATGGGATCCCGCTTAATCCTCTTAATGAAGATGAACGGGCACATGTCAGGAATAAGCACGTGGGGTTTGTATTCCAAACATTTCAACTCGTTCCTACGCTTACCGCTCTTGAGAACGTAATGGTTCCGCTTGAATTGCGTGGAGATGCAACAAAAGAAGTTCGACTGCGTGCCGAGGAGCTATTGGAAAGCGTTGGACTTGGCGATCGAACCCATCACTACCCTACCCAGCTTTCAGGCGGTGAGCAACAGCGTGTAGCCGTTGCAAGAGCATTCATTAACCAGCCTAAGATTCTTTTTGCAGATGAACCTACCGGAAATCTTGATACTGAAACCGGAGAGCATATTGAAGATCTGATTTTTGATTTAAATGAGAAACAAGGCACTACCCTTGTATTGGTAACACATGACCTGGAACTTGCAAAAAAATGTGACCGCATCATCAAATTGAAGAACGGCCGCGTGTTTGAAGACAGCTTCACCGAATCGGAACCGAAAAAAGCGGTTGAGCAATAG
- a CDS encoding arylesterase codes for MKSLLFIFSLFITCSLQAQESKTILFFGDSITAGMGVDQNQAFPALIQKKIDSLGLNYEVINGGSSGETSAGGLRRIDWVLQRNIDIMILELGGNDGLRGIDLNSTKENLQQIIDKVEAKNPEAKIILAGMQVPPNLGQDYTRQFKTIYPELAEENNLPLIPTIMDKIGGNEELMQGDGLHPTPEGHKVIAETVWEVLKGMLK; via the coding sequence ATGAAATCACTGTTATTCATTTTTTCATTATTTATCACATGTTCGTTGCAAGCCCAGGAGAGTAAAACCATTCTTTTTTTTGGGGATAGTATAACCGCCGGAATGGGAGTTGATCAAAACCAGGCTTTTCCGGCATTGATTCAGAAGAAGATAGATTCTCTTGGGCTGAATTATGAAGTTATTAACGGTGGTTCGAGTGGCGAAACTTCTGCCGGGGGCTTGCGCCGTATCGATTGGGTTCTGCAGCGCAATATTGATATTATGATTTTGGAACTGGGTGGCAACGATGGGCTTCGGGGCATTGACTTAAATTCAACGAAAGAAAATCTTCAGCAAATTATAGACAAGGTGGAGGCTAAGAACCCGGAGGCTAAAATTATTCTTGCCGGAATGCAGGTCCCGCCTAATTTGGGACAGGATTACACCCGCCAATTTAAAACCATCTACCCTGAATTGGCGGAGGAAAATAATCTGCCGTTAATTCCAACGATTATGGACAAGATTGGGGGAAATGAAGAGTTGATGCAAGGTGACGGGTTGCATCCCACCCCTGAGGGACATAAAGTGATTGCAGAGACGGTGTGGGAGGTATTGAAAGGGATGTTGAAGTGA
- a CDS encoding nuclear transport factor 2 family protein: MKKNWTYTGLVGLLLLFMGCAEVNFDKEEETQKLMQLSREWSEVASTGNIDSLMTYWADDAVMMPPDQPPLRGKEAIRSFIEASGQVPGFEVSWEPLSAHISNDGSMAYLIEKNQMAFNDSLGSRVVENNKVVTVWRKNEDGSWKNVIDMWNSDPSQK, from the coding sequence ATGAAAAAGAACTGGACTTACACAGGATTAGTGGGATTACTGTTGTTGTTTATGGGATGTGCTGAAGTAAATTTCGATAAGGAAGAAGAAACACAAAAACTGATGCAACTAAGCCGTGAATGGTCTGAAGTAGCATCCACAGGAAATATCGATAGTTTAATGACTTATTGGGCCGATGATGCAGTAATGATGCCACCTGATCAGCCACCGCTCAGAGGGAAAGAAGCCATTCGCTCATTTATTGAAGCCAGCGGTCAAGTTCCAGGTTTTGAAGTTAGTTGGGAACCCCTCAGCGCTCACATATCAAACGATGGCAGCATGGCATATTTGATAGAAAAAAATCAAATGGCATTTAACGATTCTTTAGGAAGCCGGGTAGTCGAAAATAATAAAGTGGTAACGGTGTGGCGGAAGAATGAGGATGGTAGCTGGAAGAATGTCATTGACATGTGGAATAGTGATCCTTCACAGAAGTAG